Proteins encoded in a region of the Vitis riparia cultivar Riparia Gloire de Montpellier isolate 1030 chromosome 7, EGFV_Vit.rip_1.0, whole genome shotgun sequence genome:
- the LOC117918910 gene encoding U-box domain-containing protein 9 produces MAKTEVLETDPRVAELKKELQRLVKSIVEDDDYSVEVMDRAREALCSIKDLKVKRSMSLKLHGPHSFPEEFRCPLSREMMRDPVILATGQTYDRPFIQKWLKAGNRTCPLTQQVLSHTMLTPNHLIREMISQWCQSHGIELTDPDQYSNEDPIMDADRSRFIDLLEKMSSSALEQKEAAKELRLLTKRMPSFRALFGESLDAIPQLLNPFSQNKGGIHPDLQEDLITTLLNLSIHDNNKKLVAETPMVIPLLMDALKSGTIETRSNAAATIFTLSAVDSNKALIGQSGVLKPLIDLLEEGHPSVMKDVASAIFNLCIIHENKSRAVHEGAVKVLMKKIMNQTHVDELLAILAMLSTHQKAIEEMGNLGAVSCLLTIIRESSCDRNKENCIAILHSVCLNDRTKLRELREEENTYRTISKLSQTGTARAKRKANGILERLRRALNITHTA; encoded by the exons ATGGCGAAAACGGAGGTGTTGGAGACGGATCCGAGAGTGGCGGAGTTGAAGAAGGAGCTGCAGAGGCTGGTGAAGTCTATTGTGGAAGACGATGATTACAGCGTCGAGGTGATGGATCGAGCCAGAGAGGCGTTGTGTTCTATTAAGGATTTGAAGGTGAAGCGATCCATGTCGTTGAAGCTCCACGGCCCTCACTCGTTCCCCGAGGAGTTTCGCTGCCCTCTTTCTCGGGAAATGATGAGAGATCCTGTGATTTTGGCTACGGGGCAG ACTTACGACAGACCCTTCATTCAGAAATGGCTGAAAGCAGGGAACCGGACATGCCCTCTAACCCAACAGGTCCTCTCTCACACTATGCTTACTCCCAATCACTTGATCCGGGAAATGATATCACAATGGTGCCAGAGTCATGGGATTGAATTGACAGACCCGGATCAGTACAGCAATGAGGACCCGATAATGGATGCAGATCGAAGCCGTTTCATTGATTTGCTTGAGAAGATGTCTTCCTCGGCTCTTGAGCAGAAAGAAGCTGCAAAGGAGCTTCGATTGTTGACAAAGAGAATGCCATCATTCAGGGCACTTTTTGGCGAGTCTCTTGATGCCATCCCTCAATTGCTTAATCCATTCTCACAAAACAAGGGTGGAATTCATCCTGACCTCCAAGAGGACTTGATCACGACGCTCTTGAATCTATCAATCCATGACAACAACAAAAAGCTTGTGGCTGAAACCCCAATGGTAATTCCTCTTCTTATGGATGCATTGAAATCTGGAACCATTGAAACTAGGAGCAATGCAGCTGCCACTATCTTCACATTGTCAGCTGTGGACTCCAACAAGGCACTCATTGGGCAATCTGGTGTTTTGAAACCCCTAATCGACCTTCTAGAAGAGGGGCACCCGTCAGTTATGAAAGATGTTGCTTCGGCAATTTTCAATCTGTGCATCATCCATGAGAACAAGTCGAGAGCTGTTCACGAGGGTGCAGTCAAGGTGCTTATGAAGAAGATCATGAACCAAACTCATGTTGATGAGCTTCTGGCCATCCTGGCAATGCTGTCCACCCATCAGAAGGCGATCGAGGAAATGGGCAATCTTGGAGCTGTGTCTTGCTTGCTGACCATCATCAGGGAGAGCAGCTGCGACCGCAACAAGGAGAACTGCATTGCCATCCTCCACAGTGTCTGCTTGAACGATCGAACCAAGTTGAGGGAGCTCAGGGAAGAGGAAAACACCTACAGAACAATCTCGAAACTGTCCCAGACCGGGACTGCAAGAGCCAAGAGGAAGGCGAATGGCATTCTGGAGAGACTGAGGAGAGCTCTTAATATTACACATACTGCATGA